One Fundulus heteroclitus isolate FHET01 chromosome 11, MU-UCD_Fhet_4.1, whole genome shotgun sequence DNA segment encodes these proteins:
- the kif20a gene encoding kinesin-like protein KIF20A isoform X1 codes for MALCLSPPYGCRSDEEEEMAVFESTAAEHGGMARPRLPEISVISPGLETRSTITQLKPGNVDEGTSERVKVFLRIRPLTDSEEGEEQGCVSIQDEQTLLLRAPAESQNMRMAERGITQSIHKFSFSKIYGPASTQQQLYEGTMKKMVNDVLKGENRLLYTYGVTNSGKTYTIQGCGREAGLLPRALVSLFRKVQGRLYGAMDLKPVLYQDVRQLDTCEIKAEEIRRNSLLKEDENQSSRRAGTTSAWDSGIGGLSSTTHIASQLEDTESVCLDPDSLSLSGGADLEEGVQFSIWVSFFEIYNEFLYDLLDASPSQQPRKRVTLRLSDDKQGNPYVKDLTWIQIRSAEEAWRILKAGRRNQSFASTHLNQNSSRSHSIFSIRVLHVHPEASSGQAMRISELTVCDLAGSERCKEHRNGERMKEANNINTSLLTLGRCIAALRHNQNKSRPAQVVPFRDSKLTRILQGFFCGRGTSSMVVNINPCSSIYDETLQALKFSAIATQLVHGPSTKTRVAYILSLLQEQGPNGKDKTVIEEEEESDVEDGDITLLNMEYLLQVIDVLRREVQRQRKEKEVLEANVREEVVSEMTELIKRMQEGFTESLEAQSALLEKRCEDKVNILQKYWNQFYTQEMKERDEEIEDLTAALEEKKRQEGDPPITAPLAETQGPRRSHRISSQTEVNRLRAELSQCRAELLAKTQEMKLEATGTAGALTTAAERKLQDGQRNLHQLRQDLQKLGVDLQTGERACCSSTGGERLRRTLKAADQRIAKQNQILLELQNDLTLVKADLRRKADTLAGLAQPPTAAFATPATPGSCNKRVCMPSEVENRPPQKRPFLHSLFPTRTPTRKYNTRAAQEATLTPSSHILRSRQPSPPPSPVPTRWALRGNR; via the exons ATGGCGCTGTGTTTGTCTCCCCCGTATGGGTGTCGCtctgatgaggaggaggagatggctgTGTTTGAGTCCACAGCAGCAGAGCATGGAGGCATGGCCAGACCACGTCTACCAGAGATCTCTGTCATTTCCCCGGGGCTCGAAACCAGGTCGACCATTACACAGCTG aaaccTGGCAACGTGGATGAGGGAACCTCGGAAAGGGTGAAAGTTTTCCTGCGCATTCGCCCACTTACTGACTCAGAAGAAGGAGAGGAGCAG GGCTGTGTGTCTATCCAGGATGAGCAGACGTTGCTGCTCAGAGCTCCAGCTGAGTCTCAGAACATGAGGATGGCAGAGAGGGGAATCACCCAAAGCATTCACAAGTTCAGTTTCTCAAAG ATATATGGTCCAGCATCGACTCAGCAACAGCTTTATGAGGGCACAATGAAGAAGATGGTGAATGATGTTCTCAAAGGAGAAAATAGGCTCCTCTACACTTATGGCGTCACCAACTCTGGAAAGACTTACACCATTCAAG GCTGTGGTCGAGAGGCAGGCCTGTTGCCGCGGGCTCTGGTGTCTCTGTTCAGAAAGGTGCAGGGTCGTCTCTATGGTGCCATGGACCTGAAGCCGGTCCTGTATCAGGATGTGAGGCAGCTTGACACTTGTGAGATCAAGGCGGAGGAAATCCGGAGAAACTCTCTCCTCAAAGAG GATGAAAATCAATCTTCTCGTCGAGCTGGTACCACCTCAGCCTGGGACAGCGGCATTGGAGGCCTTTCTTCCACCACACACATTGCCTCTCAGCTCGAAG ACACAGAGAGCGTGTGTCTGGATCCCGACAGTCTTTCTCTCAGCGGAGGCGCCGACCTGGAGGAAGGGGTGCAGTTTTCCATCTGGGTGTCCTTCTTTGAGATTTACAACGAGTTCCTGTACGACCTGCTGGATGCTTCGCCTTCCCAGCAACCCCGAAAAAGAGTTACCCTGCGACTCAGTGACGACAAGCAGGGCAACCCCTATGTCAAAG ACCTCACTTGGATCCAGATTCGCAGCGCTGAGGAAGCTTGGAGGATCCTGAAGGCTGGCCGTCGTAACCAAAGCTTTGCCAGCACTCATCTAAACCAAAACTCAAGCAGAAg CCACAGCATCTTCTCCATCCGTGTCCTTCATGTTCACCCAGAAGCCAGTTCAGGCCAGGCCATGCGGATCAGCGA ACTGACTGTGTGCGATCTGGCCGGGTCCGAGCGCTGTAAAGAGCACCGTAACGGCGAGAGGATGAAGGAGGCCAACAACATCAACACCTCCCTCCTGACGCTGGGGCGCTGCATCGCTGCTTTAAGACACAACCAGAACAA GTCAAGACCCGCGCAGGTAGTGCCCTTCAGGGATAGCAAACTGACCCGCATCCTGCAGGGCTTCTTCTGCGGCAGAGGAACCTCCTCCATGGTGGTCAACATCAACCCATGTTCCTCCATCTATGACGAGACCCTTCAGGCACTCAAGTTCTCTGCTATAGCTACACAG CTCGTCCATGGCCCGTCCACGAAGACCAGAGTGGCCTACATCCTGTCCCTGCTCCAAGAACAAGGACCGAATGGCAAAGACAAAACTGTGatagaggaagaggaggaaagtGATGTTGAAGATGGGGATATTACCTTGCTGAATATGGAG TACTTGCTGCAGGTCATCGATGTCCTGAGGAGAGAGGTGCAGCGCCAGCGGAAAGAGAAAGAGGTCCTCGAGGCTAATGTGAGAGAGGAGGTGGTCTCAGAAATGACGGAACTCATCAAAAGAATGCAAGAAGGATTCAC CGAGAGCTTGGAGGCTCAGAGTGCTCTGCTTGAGAAGAGGTGTGAGGACAAAGTGAATATCCTGCAGAAATACTGGAACCAGTTCTACACCCAGGAGATGAAG GAGCGCGACGAGGAAATCGAAGATTTGACTGCTGCCCTCGAAGAAAAGAAGAGGCAGGAAGGTGACCCACCCATCACTGCGCCACTCGCAGAGACGCAGGGGCCTCGGCGGTCTCACCGCATTTCGTCGCAGACCGAAGTGAACAGGCTGCGCGCTGAACTCAGCCAGTGTCGCGCCGAGCTTCTCGCCAAGACGCAGG AAATGAAGCTGGAAGCGACGGGTACAGCCGGCGCCCTCACCACTGCAGCCGAGCGCAAGCTGCAGGACGGTCAGCGG aacTTGCACCAGCTCAGACAGGATTTGCAGAAGCTGGGAGTGGATCTCCAGACTGGGGAAAGAGCTTGCTGCAGCAGTACAGGAGGGGAGAGGCTGAGGCGCACCCTTAAAGCTGCAGATCAGAGAATAGCCAAACAG AACCAGATCCTGCTGGAGCTTCAGAACGACCTGACACTGGTCAAAGCAGACTTGCGGCGGAAAGCGGACACCCTGGCGGGGCTAGCCCAGCCCCCCACGGCAGCGTTCGCCACACCAGCCACTCCCGGCTCCTGCAACAAGAGGGTCTGCATGCCGAGCGAAGTGGAAAACCGGCCGCCGCAGAAGCGGCCCTTCCTCCACTCTCTGTTCCCGACGCGCACCCCGACGCGTAAATACAACACGCGCGCAGCTCAGGAAGCGACCTTGACTCCGTCCTCGCATATCTTGCGGTCTCGGCAGCCTTCTCCGCCCCCCAGCCCCGTCCCCACCCGGTGGGCTCTCAGAGGGAACCGCTGA
- the kif20a gene encoding kinesin-like protein KIF20A isoform X2, with translation MALCLSPPYGCRSDEEEEMAVFESTAAEHGGMARPRLPEISVISPGLETRSTITQLKPGNVDEGTSERVKVFLRIRPLTDSEEGEEQGCVSIQDEQTLLLRAPAESQNMRMAERGITQSIHKFSFSKIYGPASTQQQLYEGTMKKMVNDVLKGENRLLYTYGVTNSGKTYTIQGCGREAGLLPRALVSLFRKVQGRLYGAMDLKPVLYQDVRQLDTCEIKAEEIRRNSLLKEDENQSSRRAGTTSAWDSGIGGLSSTTHIASQLEDTESVCLDPDSLSLSGGADLEEGVQFSIWVSFFEIYNEFLYDLLDASPSQQPRKRVTLRLSDDKQGNPYVKDLTWIQIRSAEEAWRILKAGRRNQSFASTHLNQNSSRSHSIFSIRVLHVHPEASSGQAMRISELTVCDLAGSERCKEHRNGERMKEANNINTSLLTLGRCIAALRHNQNKSRPAQVVPFRDSKLTRILQGFFCGRGTSSMVVNINPCSSIYDETLQALKFSAIATQLVHGPSTKTRVAYILSLLQEQGPNGKDKTVIEEEEESDVEDGDITLLNMEYLLQVIDVLRREVQRQRKEKEVLEANVREEVVSEMTELIKRMQEGFTESLEAQSALLEKRCEDKVNILQKYWNQFYTQEMKERDEEIEDLTAALEEKKRQEGDPPITAPLAETQGPRRSHRISSQTEVNRLRAELSQCRAELLAKTQEMKLEATGTAGALTTAAERKLQDGQRNLHQLRQDLQKLGVDLQTGERACCSSTGGERLRRTLKAADQRIAKQPALKLNSAF, from the exons ATGGCGCTGTGTTTGTCTCCCCCGTATGGGTGTCGCtctgatgaggaggaggagatggctgTGTTTGAGTCCACAGCAGCAGAGCATGGAGGCATGGCCAGACCACGTCTACCAGAGATCTCTGTCATTTCCCCGGGGCTCGAAACCAGGTCGACCATTACACAGCTG aaaccTGGCAACGTGGATGAGGGAACCTCGGAAAGGGTGAAAGTTTTCCTGCGCATTCGCCCACTTACTGACTCAGAAGAAGGAGAGGAGCAG GGCTGTGTGTCTATCCAGGATGAGCAGACGTTGCTGCTCAGAGCTCCAGCTGAGTCTCAGAACATGAGGATGGCAGAGAGGGGAATCACCCAAAGCATTCACAAGTTCAGTTTCTCAAAG ATATATGGTCCAGCATCGACTCAGCAACAGCTTTATGAGGGCACAATGAAGAAGATGGTGAATGATGTTCTCAAAGGAGAAAATAGGCTCCTCTACACTTATGGCGTCACCAACTCTGGAAAGACTTACACCATTCAAG GCTGTGGTCGAGAGGCAGGCCTGTTGCCGCGGGCTCTGGTGTCTCTGTTCAGAAAGGTGCAGGGTCGTCTCTATGGTGCCATGGACCTGAAGCCGGTCCTGTATCAGGATGTGAGGCAGCTTGACACTTGTGAGATCAAGGCGGAGGAAATCCGGAGAAACTCTCTCCTCAAAGAG GATGAAAATCAATCTTCTCGTCGAGCTGGTACCACCTCAGCCTGGGACAGCGGCATTGGAGGCCTTTCTTCCACCACACACATTGCCTCTCAGCTCGAAG ACACAGAGAGCGTGTGTCTGGATCCCGACAGTCTTTCTCTCAGCGGAGGCGCCGACCTGGAGGAAGGGGTGCAGTTTTCCATCTGGGTGTCCTTCTTTGAGATTTACAACGAGTTCCTGTACGACCTGCTGGATGCTTCGCCTTCCCAGCAACCCCGAAAAAGAGTTACCCTGCGACTCAGTGACGACAAGCAGGGCAACCCCTATGTCAAAG ACCTCACTTGGATCCAGATTCGCAGCGCTGAGGAAGCTTGGAGGATCCTGAAGGCTGGCCGTCGTAACCAAAGCTTTGCCAGCACTCATCTAAACCAAAACTCAAGCAGAAg CCACAGCATCTTCTCCATCCGTGTCCTTCATGTTCACCCAGAAGCCAGTTCAGGCCAGGCCATGCGGATCAGCGA ACTGACTGTGTGCGATCTGGCCGGGTCCGAGCGCTGTAAAGAGCACCGTAACGGCGAGAGGATGAAGGAGGCCAACAACATCAACACCTCCCTCCTGACGCTGGGGCGCTGCATCGCTGCTTTAAGACACAACCAGAACAA GTCAAGACCCGCGCAGGTAGTGCCCTTCAGGGATAGCAAACTGACCCGCATCCTGCAGGGCTTCTTCTGCGGCAGAGGAACCTCCTCCATGGTGGTCAACATCAACCCATGTTCCTCCATCTATGACGAGACCCTTCAGGCACTCAAGTTCTCTGCTATAGCTACACAG CTCGTCCATGGCCCGTCCACGAAGACCAGAGTGGCCTACATCCTGTCCCTGCTCCAAGAACAAGGACCGAATGGCAAAGACAAAACTGTGatagaggaagaggaggaaagtGATGTTGAAGATGGGGATATTACCTTGCTGAATATGGAG TACTTGCTGCAGGTCATCGATGTCCTGAGGAGAGAGGTGCAGCGCCAGCGGAAAGAGAAAGAGGTCCTCGAGGCTAATGTGAGAGAGGAGGTGGTCTCAGAAATGACGGAACTCATCAAAAGAATGCAAGAAGGATTCAC CGAGAGCTTGGAGGCTCAGAGTGCTCTGCTTGAGAAGAGGTGTGAGGACAAAGTGAATATCCTGCAGAAATACTGGAACCAGTTCTACACCCAGGAGATGAAG GAGCGCGACGAGGAAATCGAAGATTTGACTGCTGCCCTCGAAGAAAAGAAGAGGCAGGAAGGTGACCCACCCATCACTGCGCCACTCGCAGAGACGCAGGGGCCTCGGCGGTCTCACCGCATTTCGTCGCAGACCGAAGTGAACAGGCTGCGCGCTGAACTCAGCCAGTGTCGCGCCGAGCTTCTCGCCAAGACGCAGG AAATGAAGCTGGAAGCGACGGGTACAGCCGGCGCCCTCACCACTGCAGCCGAGCGCAAGCTGCAGGACGGTCAGCGG aacTTGCACCAGCTCAGACAGGATTTGCAGAAGCTGGGAGTGGATCTCCAGACTGGGGAAAGAGCTTGCTGCAGCAGTACAGGAGGGGAGAGGCTGAGGCGCACCCTTAAAGCTGCAGATCAGAGAATAGCCAAACAG CCAGCTTTAAAACTGAATTCAGCTTTCTAA
- the cdc23 gene encoding cell division cycle protein 23 homolog, with amino-acid sequence MKMAALCSEFGDLAQIKKQLISVISLCKERGLLHSAKWASELAFALDPLPKDELPPAPPFTEEDAQDLDALTLAKSYFDLKEYDRAAYFLKGCCSQKAYFLYMYSRYLSGEKKKDDETVDSLGPLEKGQVRNEALRELRVELSRKHCARELDGFTLYLYGVVLRKLDLLKEAVEVFVEAIQVLPLHWGAWLELSNLITNIEMLKSLSLPDCWIKDFFMAHMYTELQMIKEALQKYQNLIEAGFSKSTYIISQIAVAYHNIRDIDQALALFNQLREQDPYRIDNMDTFSNLLYVKSMKPELSYLAHNLVEIDKYRVETCCVIGNYYSLRSQHEKAALYFQRALKLNPRCLGAWTLMGHEYMEMKNTSAAIQAYRHAIEVNKRDYRAWYGLGQTYEILKMPFYCLYYYRKAHQLRPNDSRMLVALGESYEKLSQQVEAKKCYWRAYSVGDVEKMALLKLAKLHEQLNESDDAAQCYMLYIQDIFSCGEQLEHAEVSTALRYLGQYYFKNKLYDEASLCAQRCCDYNDAREEGKALLRQISQVRDQVETPSADLFAPLSNNTPVRRVSPLNLISFTP; translated from the exons ATGAAAATGGCGGCTCTGTGTAGTGAGTTCGGAGATCTGGCACAAATCAAAAAGCAACTCATATCTGTCATCTCGTTGTGTAAAGAAAGAGGACTTCTGCACAGCGCGAAGTG GGCTTCTGAATTGGCGTTCGCTTTGGATCCTCTCCCCAAGGATGAGTTACCCCCAGCGCCACCTTTCACCGAG GAAGACGCTCAAGACCTGGACGCGCTCACACTGGCCAAATCCTACTTTGACCTGAAGGAGTACGACCGCGCCGCTTACTTTCTAAAAGGCTGCTGCAGTCAGAAGGCTTATTTCCTCTACATGTATTCTCGCTATCTG tcTGGTGAGAAAAAGAAGGACGATGAGACAGTGGACAGCTTGG GTCCTCTGGAGAAGGGTCAGGTGCGCAACGAAGCTTTGCGAGAGCTGAGAGTCGAGCTCAGCAGGAAGCATTGCGCGAGAGAGCTGGACGGCTTCACTCTATATTT GTATGGGGTAGTTTTACGAAAGCTCGACCTGCTGAAGGAGGCCGTGGAGGTGTTTGTGGAGGCAATTCAAGTGCTTCCTCTTCACTGGGGTGCATGGCTCGAGCTCAGCAACCTCATCACCAATATCGAAATG ctgaagTCCCTGTCTCTCCCCGACTGCTGGATTAAAGACTTCTTCATGGCGCACATGTACACCGAGCTCCAGATGATCAAAGAGGCGTTGCAGAAGTACCAAAACCTCATCGAGGCCGGCTTCTCCAAGAGCACCTACATCATCTCGCAGATCGCCGTGGCCTACCACAACATCAGAG ATATCGACCAAGCTTTGGCGCTGTTCAACCAGCTGAGGGAGCAGGATCCGTATCGCATCGACAACATGGACACCTTCTCTAATCTGCTGTATGTCAAA AGTATGAAACCTGAATTAAGTTATCTGGCCCACAACCTGGTGGAGATCGATAAGTACAGAGTGGAGACATGCTGTGTTATCG GAAACTACTACAGCTTGCGCTCCCAGCATGAGAAAGCAGCTCTATACTTCCAGCGAGCCCTGAAACTGAACCCCCGTTGTCTCGGAGCCTGGACCCTCATGGGCCACGAGTACATGGAAATGAAGAACACGTCGGCCGCCATCCAGGCCTACAG GCACGCAATAGAAGTGAACAAGCGGGATTATCGGGCCTGGTATGGGTTAGGTCAGACGTACGAGATCCTCAAGATGCCTTTTTACTGTTTGTATTATTACCGGAAGGCTCACCAGCTCAg ACCCAACGACTCGCGCATGTTGGTCGCGCTGGGCGAAAGCTACGAAAAACTATCACAGCAAGTTGAGGCCAAGAAG TGCTACTGGAGGGCTTATTCGGTCGGCGATGTGGAGAAAATGGCTCTACTCAAACTGGCAAA GCTCCACGAGCAGCTGAACGAGTCCGACGATGCTGCCCAGTGTTACATGCTTTACATTCAAGACATTTTCTCTTGTGGG GAACAACTGGAGCACGCTGAGGTGAGCACAGCTCTGCGGTACCTGGGTCAGTACTATTTCAAGAACAAGCTCTACGACGAGGCCTCCCTCTGCGCTCAGCGCTGCTGCGACTACAACGAC GCACGAGAAGAAGGCAAGGCTCTGCTGAGGCAGATCTCGCAGGTCAGAGATCAAGTGGAGACGCCTTCGGCAGATCTGTTTGCTCCGCTCTCGAACAACACGCCCGTCCGGAGGGTGTCTCCTCTGAACCTCATCTCCTTCACGCCGTGA
- the kif20a gene encoding kinesin-like protein KIF20A isoform X3, producing the protein MALCLSPPYGCRSDEEEEMAVFESTAAEHGGMARPRLPEISVISPGLETRSTITQLKPGNVDEGTSERVKVFLRIRPLTDSEEGEEQGCVSIQDEQTLLLRAPAESQNMRMAERGITQSIHKFSFSKIYGPASTQQQLYEGTMKKMVNDVLKGENRLLYTYGVTNSGKTYTIQGCGREAGLLPRALVSLFRKVQGRLYGAMDLKPVLYQDVRQLDTCEIKAEEIRRNSLLKEDENQSSRRAGTTSAWDSGIGGLSSTTHIASQLEDTESVCLDPDSLSLSGGADLEEGVQFSIWVSFFEIYNEFLYDLLDASPSQQPRKRVTLRLSDDKQGNPYVKDLTWIQIRSAEEAWRILKAGRRNQSFASTHLNQNSSRSHSIFSIRVLHVHPEASSGQAMRISELTVCDLAGSERCKEHRNGERMKEANNINTSLLTLGRCIAALRHNQNKSRPAQVVPFRDSKLTRILQGFFCGRGTSSMVVNINPCSSIYDETLQALKFSAIATQLVHGPSTKTRVAYILSLLQEQGPNGKDKTVIEEEEESDVEDGDITLLNMEYLLQVIDVLRREVQRQRKEKEVLEANVREEVVSEMTELIKRMQEGFTESLEAQSALLEKRCEDKVNILQKYWNQFYTQEMKERDEEIEDLTAALEEKKRQEGDPPITAPLAETQGPRRSHRISSQTEVNRLRAELSQCRAELLAKTQEMKLEATGTAGALTTAAERKLQDGQRNLHQLRQDLQKLGVDLQTGERACCSSTGGERLRRTLKAADQRIAKQALTGLST; encoded by the exons ATGGCGCTGTGTTTGTCTCCCCCGTATGGGTGTCGCtctgatgaggaggaggagatggctgTGTTTGAGTCCACAGCAGCAGAGCATGGAGGCATGGCCAGACCACGTCTACCAGAGATCTCTGTCATTTCCCCGGGGCTCGAAACCAGGTCGACCATTACACAGCTG aaaccTGGCAACGTGGATGAGGGAACCTCGGAAAGGGTGAAAGTTTTCCTGCGCATTCGCCCACTTACTGACTCAGAAGAAGGAGAGGAGCAG GGCTGTGTGTCTATCCAGGATGAGCAGACGTTGCTGCTCAGAGCTCCAGCTGAGTCTCAGAACATGAGGATGGCAGAGAGGGGAATCACCCAAAGCATTCACAAGTTCAGTTTCTCAAAG ATATATGGTCCAGCATCGACTCAGCAACAGCTTTATGAGGGCACAATGAAGAAGATGGTGAATGATGTTCTCAAAGGAGAAAATAGGCTCCTCTACACTTATGGCGTCACCAACTCTGGAAAGACTTACACCATTCAAG GCTGTGGTCGAGAGGCAGGCCTGTTGCCGCGGGCTCTGGTGTCTCTGTTCAGAAAGGTGCAGGGTCGTCTCTATGGTGCCATGGACCTGAAGCCGGTCCTGTATCAGGATGTGAGGCAGCTTGACACTTGTGAGATCAAGGCGGAGGAAATCCGGAGAAACTCTCTCCTCAAAGAG GATGAAAATCAATCTTCTCGTCGAGCTGGTACCACCTCAGCCTGGGACAGCGGCATTGGAGGCCTTTCTTCCACCACACACATTGCCTCTCAGCTCGAAG ACACAGAGAGCGTGTGTCTGGATCCCGACAGTCTTTCTCTCAGCGGAGGCGCCGACCTGGAGGAAGGGGTGCAGTTTTCCATCTGGGTGTCCTTCTTTGAGATTTACAACGAGTTCCTGTACGACCTGCTGGATGCTTCGCCTTCCCAGCAACCCCGAAAAAGAGTTACCCTGCGACTCAGTGACGACAAGCAGGGCAACCCCTATGTCAAAG ACCTCACTTGGATCCAGATTCGCAGCGCTGAGGAAGCTTGGAGGATCCTGAAGGCTGGCCGTCGTAACCAAAGCTTTGCCAGCACTCATCTAAACCAAAACTCAAGCAGAAg CCACAGCATCTTCTCCATCCGTGTCCTTCATGTTCACCCAGAAGCCAGTTCAGGCCAGGCCATGCGGATCAGCGA ACTGACTGTGTGCGATCTGGCCGGGTCCGAGCGCTGTAAAGAGCACCGTAACGGCGAGAGGATGAAGGAGGCCAACAACATCAACACCTCCCTCCTGACGCTGGGGCGCTGCATCGCTGCTTTAAGACACAACCAGAACAA GTCAAGACCCGCGCAGGTAGTGCCCTTCAGGGATAGCAAACTGACCCGCATCCTGCAGGGCTTCTTCTGCGGCAGAGGAACCTCCTCCATGGTGGTCAACATCAACCCATGTTCCTCCATCTATGACGAGACCCTTCAGGCACTCAAGTTCTCTGCTATAGCTACACAG CTCGTCCATGGCCCGTCCACGAAGACCAGAGTGGCCTACATCCTGTCCCTGCTCCAAGAACAAGGACCGAATGGCAAAGACAAAACTGTGatagaggaagaggaggaaagtGATGTTGAAGATGGGGATATTACCTTGCTGAATATGGAG TACTTGCTGCAGGTCATCGATGTCCTGAGGAGAGAGGTGCAGCGCCAGCGGAAAGAGAAAGAGGTCCTCGAGGCTAATGTGAGAGAGGAGGTGGTCTCAGAAATGACGGAACTCATCAAAAGAATGCAAGAAGGATTCAC CGAGAGCTTGGAGGCTCAGAGTGCTCTGCTTGAGAAGAGGTGTGAGGACAAAGTGAATATCCTGCAGAAATACTGGAACCAGTTCTACACCCAGGAGATGAAG GAGCGCGACGAGGAAATCGAAGATTTGACTGCTGCCCTCGAAGAAAAGAAGAGGCAGGAAGGTGACCCACCCATCACTGCGCCACTCGCAGAGACGCAGGGGCCTCGGCGGTCTCACCGCATTTCGTCGCAGACCGAAGTGAACAGGCTGCGCGCTGAACTCAGCCAGTGTCGCGCCGAGCTTCTCGCCAAGACGCAGG AAATGAAGCTGGAAGCGACGGGTACAGCCGGCGCCCTCACCACTGCAGCCGAGCGCAAGCTGCAGGACGGTCAGCGG aacTTGCACCAGCTCAGACAGGATTTGCAGAAGCTGGGAGTGGATCTCCAGACTGGGGAAAGAGCTTGCTGCAGCAGTACAGGAGGGGAGAGGCTGAGGCGCACCCTTAAAGCTGCAGATCAGAGAATAGCCAAACAG GCGTTAACTGGGCTGAGCACGTAA